In Primulina eburnea isolate SZY01 chromosome 14, ASM2296580v1, whole genome shotgun sequence, the following proteins share a genomic window:
- the LOC140813192 gene encoding uncharacterized protein isoform X2 — MSLTCHTLNSSRSAYQSITLKPDFFDVYSVSSAQVQCSVLLKAICSVLRTPIASIEHISVLLSDPNSPKVQWTLECFNGMRKTYWISCNVEPDIQQLSLDRRLLPSSFVVRPRDLNRLLANFQSTLQEITIIATQQPTLNANAADQFGGKAVEFRSYIDPTSENDSLLHTQLWIDPKEEFVQYEHFRDPVDITFGVKELKAFLSFCEGCEVDIHIYFDKAGEPILMAPKFGSDDESFSNFDATLVLATMLVSQLNFGNSAGPPPAASAGASAQQDPNGNTSDHPSDHTRIWSELSAKDGNDTEDRRIHVEGNQQTKEHRTIQRIGEMNISVDKNATGMPGYQGACAMETNNAGNPRGGDVIGSTLSQRHPRNWVDAVADDDEEDEADLFVQSTPPYS, encoded by the exons ATGTCG CTTACTTGTCATACTCTTAATTCATCGAGGTCCGCCTATCAATCCATAACCTTGAAACCCGATTTCTTTGATGTCTATTCAGTTTCTAGTGCCCAGGTGCAATGCAGTGTGCTTTTGAAG GCCATCTGTTCAGTATTGCGAACTCCAATAGCGAGTATAGAGCATATAAGTGTTCTATTATCTGATCCTAATTCACCAAAGGTGCAGTGGACTTTAGAATGTTTCAATG GAATGAGAAAAACCTATTGGATATCATGCAATGTTGAACCTGATATACAACAACTATCACTTGATCGAAGGCTGCTTCCTAGCAGCTTTGTGGTTCGGCCTCGGGATCTCAACAGATTACTAGCTAATTTTCAATCAACACTTCAGGAGATCACAATCATCGCAACACAACAACCTACCTTGAACGCCAATGCTGCTGATCAGTTTGGGGGAAAAGCCGTTGAATTTAGAAGTTACATTGACCCAACCTCAG AAAATGATTCATTGCTACATACTCAGCTGTGGATAGATCCTAAGGAGGAATTTGTACAGTATGAGCACTTTCGAGATCCTGTAGATATAACATTTGGAGTGAAGGAACTGAAG GCATTTCTTTCATTCTGCGAGGGATGTGAAGTTGACATACACATATACTTTGATAAAGCTGGCGA GCCAATTCTAATGGCGCCAAAATTTGGCTCAGATGACGAATCCTTCTCAAATTTTGATGCCACACTAGTGCTTGCAACCATGCTTGTCTCGCAGCTCAACTTTGGAAATTCTGCAGGACCTCCTCCAGCTGCCAGTGCAGGGGCTTCAGCACAGCAAGATCCTAATGGAAATACTTCTGATCACCCGTCTGATCACACCAGAATTTGGTCTGAACTCTCAG CAAAAGATGGTAATGACACTGAAGATAGGCGTATCCATGTAGAAGGAAATCAACAGACTAAAGAACATAGGACAATCCAGAGGATTGGTGAGATGAACATTTCTGTGGATAAAAATGCTACTGGAATGCCTGGCTACCAAGGAGC TTGTGCCATGGAAACAAATAATGCAGGAAACCCTCGAG GTGGAGATGTAATTGGCAGTACTTTATCACAACGCCATCCTAGAAACTGGGTAGATGCAGTTGcggatgatgatgaagaggatGAAGCAGACTTGTTTGTTCAGTCAACACCTCCATACTCATGA
- the LOC140813192 gene encoding uncharacterized protein isoform X3: protein MSLTCHTLNSSRSAYQSITLKPDFFDVYSVSSAQVQCSVLLKAICSVLRTPIASIEHISVLLSDPNSPKVQWTLECFNGMRKTYWISCNVEPDIQQLSLDRRLLPSSFVVRPRDLNRLLANFQSTLQEITIIATQQPTLNANAADQFGGKAVEFRSYIDPTSENDSLLHTQLWIDPKEEFVQYEHFRDPVDITFGVKELKAFLSFCEGCEVDIHIYFDKAGEPILMAPKFGSDDESFSNFDATLVLATMLVSQLNFGNSAGPPPAASAGASAQQDPNGNTSDHPSDHTRIWSELSGSAAKDGNDTEDRRIHVEGNQQTKEHRTIQRIGVLLLSS, encoded by the exons ATGTCG CTTACTTGTCATACTCTTAATTCATCGAGGTCCGCCTATCAATCCATAACCTTGAAACCCGATTTCTTTGATGTCTATTCAGTTTCTAGTGCCCAGGTGCAATGCAGTGTGCTTTTGAAG GCCATCTGTTCAGTATTGCGAACTCCAATAGCGAGTATAGAGCATATAAGTGTTCTATTATCTGATCCTAATTCACCAAAGGTGCAGTGGACTTTAGAATGTTTCAATG GAATGAGAAAAACCTATTGGATATCATGCAATGTTGAACCTGATATACAACAACTATCACTTGATCGAAGGCTGCTTCCTAGCAGCTTTGTGGTTCGGCCTCGGGATCTCAACAGATTACTAGCTAATTTTCAATCAACACTTCAGGAGATCACAATCATCGCAACACAACAACCTACCTTGAACGCCAATGCTGCTGATCAGTTTGGGGGAAAAGCCGTTGAATTTAGAAGTTACATTGACCCAACCTCAG AAAATGATTCATTGCTACATACTCAGCTGTGGATAGATCCTAAGGAGGAATTTGTACAGTATGAGCACTTTCGAGATCCTGTAGATATAACATTTGGAGTGAAGGAACTGAAG GCATTTCTTTCATTCTGCGAGGGATGTGAAGTTGACATACACATATACTTTGATAAAGCTGGCGA GCCAATTCTAATGGCGCCAAAATTTGGCTCAGATGACGAATCCTTCTCAAATTTTGATGCCACACTAGTGCTTGCAACCATGCTTGTCTCGCAGCTCAACTTTGGAAATTCTGCAGGACCTCCTCCAGCTGCCAGTGCAGGGGCTTCAGCACAGCAAGATCCTAATGGAAATACTTCTGATCACCCGTCTGATCACACCAGAATTTGGTCTGAACTCTCAG GAAGTGCAGCAAAAGATGGTAATGACACTGAAGATAGGCGTATCCATGTAGAAGGAAATCAACAGACTAAAGAACATAGGACAATCCAGAGGATTG GAGTCCTATTGCTATCTTCCTAA
- the LOC140813192 gene encoding uncharacterized protein isoform X1, producing MSLTCHTLNSSRSAYQSITLKPDFFDVYSVSSAQVQCSVLLKAICSVLRTPIASIEHISVLLSDPNSPKVQWTLECFNGMRKTYWISCNVEPDIQQLSLDRRLLPSSFVVRPRDLNRLLANFQSTLQEITIIATQQPTLNANAADQFGGKAVEFRSYIDPTSENDSLLHTQLWIDPKEEFVQYEHFRDPVDITFGVKELKAFLSFCEGCEVDIHIYFDKAGEPILMAPKFGSDDESFSNFDATLVLATMLVSQLNFGNSAGPPPAASAGASAQQDPNGNTSDHPSDHTRIWSELSGSAAKDGNDTEDRRIHVEGNQQTKEHRTIQRIGEMNISVDKNATGMPGYQGACAMETNNAGNPRGGDVIGSTLSQRHPRNWVDAVADDDEEDEADLFVQSTPPYS from the exons ATGTCG CTTACTTGTCATACTCTTAATTCATCGAGGTCCGCCTATCAATCCATAACCTTGAAACCCGATTTCTTTGATGTCTATTCAGTTTCTAGTGCCCAGGTGCAATGCAGTGTGCTTTTGAAG GCCATCTGTTCAGTATTGCGAACTCCAATAGCGAGTATAGAGCATATAAGTGTTCTATTATCTGATCCTAATTCACCAAAGGTGCAGTGGACTTTAGAATGTTTCAATG GAATGAGAAAAACCTATTGGATATCATGCAATGTTGAACCTGATATACAACAACTATCACTTGATCGAAGGCTGCTTCCTAGCAGCTTTGTGGTTCGGCCTCGGGATCTCAACAGATTACTAGCTAATTTTCAATCAACACTTCAGGAGATCACAATCATCGCAACACAACAACCTACCTTGAACGCCAATGCTGCTGATCAGTTTGGGGGAAAAGCCGTTGAATTTAGAAGTTACATTGACCCAACCTCAG AAAATGATTCATTGCTACATACTCAGCTGTGGATAGATCCTAAGGAGGAATTTGTACAGTATGAGCACTTTCGAGATCCTGTAGATATAACATTTGGAGTGAAGGAACTGAAG GCATTTCTTTCATTCTGCGAGGGATGTGAAGTTGACATACACATATACTTTGATAAAGCTGGCGA GCCAATTCTAATGGCGCCAAAATTTGGCTCAGATGACGAATCCTTCTCAAATTTTGATGCCACACTAGTGCTTGCAACCATGCTTGTCTCGCAGCTCAACTTTGGAAATTCTGCAGGACCTCCTCCAGCTGCCAGTGCAGGGGCTTCAGCACAGCAAGATCCTAATGGAAATACTTCTGATCACCCGTCTGATCACACCAGAATTTGGTCTGAACTCTCAG GAAGTGCAGCAAAAGATGGTAATGACACTGAAGATAGGCGTATCCATGTAGAAGGAAATCAACAGACTAAAGAACATAGGACAATCCAGAGGATTGGTGAGATGAACATTTCTGTGGATAAAAATGCTACTGGAATGCCTGGCTACCAAGGAGC TTGTGCCATGGAAACAAATAATGCAGGAAACCCTCGAG GTGGAGATGTAATTGGCAGTACTTTATCACAACGCCATCCTAGAAACTGGGTAGATGCAGTTGcggatgatgatgaagaggatGAAGCAGACTTGTTTGTTCAGTCAACACCTCCATACTCATGA
- the LOC140813192 gene encoding uncharacterized protein isoform X4: MRKTYWISCNVEPDIQQLSLDRRLLPSSFVVRPRDLNRLLANFQSTLQEITIIATQQPTLNANAADQFGGKAVEFRSYIDPTSENDSLLHTQLWIDPKEEFVQYEHFRDPVDITFGVKELKAFLSFCEGCEVDIHIYFDKAGEPILMAPKFGSDDESFSNFDATLVLATMLVSQLNFGNSAGPPPAASAGASAQQDPNGNTSDHPSDHTRIWSELSGSAAKDGNDTEDRRIHVEGNQQTKEHRTIQRIGEMNISVDKNATGMPGYQGACAMETNNAGNPRGGDVIGSTLSQRHPRNWVDAVADDDEEDEADLFVQSTPPYS, encoded by the exons ATGAGAAAAACCTATTGGATATCATGCAATGTTGAACCTGATATACAACAACTATCACTTGATCGAAGGCTGCTTCCTAGCAGCTTTGTGGTTCGGCCTCGGGATCTCAACAGATTACTAGCTAATTTTCAATCAACACTTCAGGAGATCACAATCATCGCAACACAACAACCTACCTTGAACGCCAATGCTGCTGATCAGTTTGGGGGAAAAGCCGTTGAATTTAGAAGTTACATTGACCCAACCTCAG AAAATGATTCATTGCTACATACTCAGCTGTGGATAGATCCTAAGGAGGAATTTGTACAGTATGAGCACTTTCGAGATCCTGTAGATATAACATTTGGAGTGAAGGAACTGAAG GCATTTCTTTCATTCTGCGAGGGATGTGAAGTTGACATACACATATACTTTGATAAAGCTGGCGA GCCAATTCTAATGGCGCCAAAATTTGGCTCAGATGACGAATCCTTCTCAAATTTTGATGCCACACTAGTGCTTGCAACCATGCTTGTCTCGCAGCTCAACTTTGGAAATTCTGCAGGACCTCCTCCAGCTGCCAGTGCAGGGGCTTCAGCACAGCAAGATCCTAATGGAAATACTTCTGATCACCCGTCTGATCACACCAGAATTTGGTCTGAACTCTCAG GAAGTGCAGCAAAAGATGGTAATGACACTGAAGATAGGCGTATCCATGTAGAAGGAAATCAACAGACTAAAGAACATAGGACAATCCAGAGGATTGGTGAGATGAACATTTCTGTGGATAAAAATGCTACTGGAATGCCTGGCTACCAAGGAGC TTGTGCCATGGAAACAAATAATGCAGGAAACCCTCGAG GTGGAGATGTAATTGGCAGTACTTTATCACAACGCCATCCTAGAAACTGGGTAGATGCAGTTGcggatgatgatgaagaggatGAAGCAGACTTGTTTGTTCAGTCAACACCTCCATACTCATGA